The sequence below is a genomic window from Denitratisoma sp. DHT3.
CGTTTTCATACTTCTGCTTGTCCCACAGGGCGATGACCGAGGTGCCCTGACCGAAATCGTACTTGGCGGCGATCCGGTTGGCCTTCAGCTCGTCGCCGTAGGGAGTGGCAACGACACCCAGGCCGGCAGCCAGTGCGCTGACCTGGACGTCAGTGCGGGTGACGTGGGCGTAGCCCAGGCTCAGACCGCCGATGGCGTAGTTCAGGCCGATCTGCCATTCCTTGCCGTTGACGGAGACCGCTTGGTTGTCGACGTTGCGGTTGCCGGCGGCGGCGTACAGCAGGGAGGCGTTGAAGCCGTTGACGGTGGGGGAGGTGTAGGCGATGGCGTTGGAGGTACGGTCATCGGTGCCGGTCTTGATGCCGCCGATGGTGCCGAACATGGCGCCGGTGTAGGCCACACCGGAGGAGCCCGGCGCGTAGGTGTAGGTGGTGCTCAGGACGCGGTAGGGGCCGGTCAGGGTGCCGAGCTTGATGGTGCCGAAGCCGCCGCCCAGGCCGACGAAGGAGTCACGGGTGGCGCCCCATTGTGCAGCGGCGGTCGTGCCGTTGGTGCCGCCGTTGGTGTCGGCGTTGGTGCCGAGAGAGAGCGCGGTTTCCAGCTGGAACAGTGCCTTCAGGCCGTTGCCGAGGTCTTCTTCACCCTTGAAGCCGAGGTAGGAGCTGTTGCTGACCACGCGGGTCTTGTTGCCCATCTCGTTGGGCTGGTTGCCAATGGTGACAGATTCCACGCCCACGTCGGCCACGCCGTAGACGACGACGTTGGACTGGGCAAAGGCTGCGCTGGACAGACCGGCGATGGCCAGGGCGATCAGTTTCTTTTGCATGTATTTTTCTCCTTGAGTGAAAAAACGAGGGTGGTGCAAATGGTTACACGTGTTTAACCACTGGCGTCCCCATGCCGCGAGTCGATGGTGCACTGCAAGCGGACAAATTATGCATCTCTCCGGCATTGAAATCCGGCGCGGGGAGCGATTTGTAACCAGGCTGAAATAAAAATGTTGGGTTTTAGCAACAAATTTATCGAGTGCGCCGCATTTTCTGGCGATTCGATGAGCCAAATGGAAACGGCCGCGGTTGAGCGGCCGTCGGAATTTCTTCTACTCGAATGGAATCAGAGTTCCTGGGAGTGCTCGGCCAGGTACTTGGCGACGCCATCCGGGTTGGCCTTCATGCCGGCCTTGCCCTTCTGCCAGCCGGCGGGGCAGACCTCGCCATGCTCCTCGGTGAATTGCAGCGCATCGACCATGCGCAGCATTTCGTCGATGTTGCGGCCCAGGGGCAGGTTGTTGACGACCTGATGCTGCACCACGCCATTCCTGTCGATCAGGAAGGAGCCGCGGAAAGCCACGCCACCGGCGGATTCGACGTCATAAGCCTGGCAGACCTCGTGCTTGACGTCGGCGATCATCGCGTACTTGACCTGGCCGATGCCGCCCTTTTCCACCGGCGTGTTCTTCCACGCCAGGTGGCTGAACTGGGAATCGATCGAGCAGCCCAGCACCTCCACGCCGCGCTTGGCGAATTCCTCGTAGCGATGGTCGAAGGCGATCAGCTCGGACGGGCAGACGAAGGTGAAGTCCAGGGGATAGAAGAACAGTACGGCGTATTTGCCCTTGATGTGCTCGGAAAACCGGATCTGCTTGATCTCGTTGTTTCCCAGAACGGCGTTGGCGCTGAAATCGGGGGCTGCCTTACCGACGAGAACGGCCATGTTTTTCTCCTTGTTGGGGTTGGGGTTGGGGGTGGGGTTGCGGATGCGAGGGCCCGACATGTTGATGATGCGGCCGGGGAATGTCAATCGACTCAGACTATCAGGGGGATTGAAGAATGCAATGAGGCGATCGGCTCATGCCGGCCAGCGGCCGACGGATTGCTAGCACGTGGCGTGCTGTTCGAAGCTTGCGAACTCGCCTTCGCCCAGTTCCACCGCCACCTGCTCCACCCGGGCGGCGGGCGGACCGCTTCTTGACCAGGCGATCAGGGCGGCGACGGCTTCCGGTGCGCCGGCGATCATGGCCTCGACGCTGCCGTCATGGCGATTGCGCACCCAGCCGGTGACGCCCAGGCGCAGGGCCTCCTCGCGCAGGCTGACACGGTAATAGACGCCCTGCACGCGGCCGGTGACGAGCAGGTGGCGGACTTCCGTGGCGGACGACATCAGCGGCGCGCTCCGGCAAGCGGGACGCGCGCCGCCGCCGTGGGGCTGGCGCCTTGAGCAAAGGTTGGGGCAGCGACGGGATCAGGCGATTTCATTCATCTCACCACGGTCTTGGAATGGCCCGGCGTGCGGGCGGCGCAGATTTGCACAGGCGCCGTGCAAATGCAAGCGGACACGGTATGCGTCTATGCATGCGCCGTCCGCAGTGGCCAGGGCACCGTCTTGCTCCAGTCGATGAACTGGTCCGTCGGGATGGGCGGGCTGACGTAATAACCCTGCGCCTCATCGCATCCCAGGGTCTTGAGGCGTTCGCAGAGCGCCTGGTTCTCGACGCCCTCGACGACCACCTTCAGGCCCAGGTTGTGCCCCAGTTCCGTCGTCGAACGCACGATCAGCTCGGCGTCGCGGTCCGTGAGCAGCGGCTGGATGAACGACTTGTCGATCTTGATGGCA
It includes:
- a CDS encoding porin; translated protein: MQKKLIALAIAGLSSAAFAQSNVVVYGVADVGVESVTIGNQPNEMGNKTRVVSNSSYLGFKGEEDLGNGLKALFQLETALSLGTNADTNGGTNGTTAAAQWGATRDSFVGLGGGFGTIKLGTLTGPYRVLSTTYTYAPGSSGVAYTGAMFGTIGGIKTGTDDRTSNAIAYTSPTVNGFNASLLYAAAGNRNVDNQAVSVNGKEWQIGLNYAIGGLSLGYAHVTRTDVQVSALAAGLGVVATPYGDELKANRIAAKYDFGQGTSVIALWDKQKYENGKAVATPSVERSAWMIGAGHQFGRNQVTFEYARSNKLELSTGDVANSDAKQYTLAYNYDLSKRTKVRTYFTKIDNQSAAAFNFYNNPVVGSTGGDPRSIGASLRHSF
- a CDS encoding peroxiredoxin, producing the protein MAVLVGKAAPDFSANAVLGNNEIKQIRFSEHIKGKYAVLFFYPLDFTFVCPSELIAFDHRYEEFAKRGVEVLGCSIDSQFSHLAWKNTPVEKGGIGQVKYAMIADVKHEVCQAYDVESAGGVAFRGSFLIDRNGVVQHQVVNNLPLGRNIDEMLRMVDALQFTEEHGEVCPAGWQKGKAGMKANPDGVAKYLAEHSQEL
- a CDS encoding acylphosphatase, with translation MSSATEVRHLLVTGRVQGVYYRVSLREEALRLGVTGWVRNRHDGSVEAMIAGAPEAVAALIAWSRSGPPAARVEQVAVELGEGEFASFEQHATC